From one Macaca nemestrina isolate mMacNem1 chromosome 5, mMacNem.hap1, whole genome shotgun sequence genomic stretch:
- the LOC105465588 gene encoding polyamine-modulated factor 1-like isoform X1, producing MAEASSANLGGGCEEKRHEGSSPQSVPPGTTISRVKLLDTMVDTFLQKLVATGSYQRFTDCYKRFYQLQPDITQRIYDKFIAQLQTSIREEISDIKEEGNLEAVLNALDKIVEEGKDRKEPAWRPSGIPEKDLHSVMAPYFLQQRDTLRRHVQKQEAENQQLADAVLAGRRQVEELQLQVQAWQQAWQALHREQRELVAVLREPE from the coding sequence ATGGCCGAAGCAAGTAGCGCCAATCTAGGCGGCGGCTGTGAGGAAAAAAGGCATGAGGGGTCGTCTCCACAGTCTGTGCCACCTGGCACTACCATTTCAAGGGTGAAGCTCCTCGACACCATGGTGGACACTTTTCTTCAGAAGCTGGTCGCCACCGGCAGCTACCAGAGATTCACTGACTGCTATAAGCGCTTCTACCAGTTGCAGCCTGACATCACACAGCGAATCTATGACAAGTTTATAGCTCAGTTGCAGACTTCTATCCGGGAGGAAATCTCTGACATCAAAGAGGAGGGGAACCTGGAAGCTGTCTTGAATGCCTTGGATAAAATTGTAGAAGAAGGCAAAGACCGCAAAGAGCCGGCCTGGCGCCCCAGCGGGATCCCAGAGAAGGATCTGCACAGCGTCATGGCACCCTACTTCCTGCAGCAACGGGACACCCTGCGGCGCCACGTGCAGAAACAGGAGGCTGAGAACCAGCAGCTGGCAGATGCCGTCCTGGCAgggcggaggcaggtggaggaGCTGCAGCTACAGGTCCAGGCCTGGCAGCAGGCCTGGCAGGCTCTACACAGAGAACAGAGAGAGCTGGTTGCTGTGCTGAGGGAGCCTGAGTGA
- the LOC105465588 gene encoding polyamine-modulated factor 1-like isoform X2 — MAEASSANLGGGCEEKRHEGSSPQSVPPGTTISRVKLLDTMVDTFLQKLVATGSYQRFTDCYKRFYQLQPDITQRIYDKFIAQLQTSIREEISDIKEEGNLEAVLNALDKIVEEGKDRKEPACNGTPCGATCRNRRLRTSSWQMPSWQGGGRWRSCSYRSRPGSRPGRLYTENRESWLLC; from the exons ATGGCCGAAGCAAGTAGCGCCAATCTAGGCGGCGGCTGTGAGGAAAAAAGGCATGAGGGGTCGTCTCCACAGTCTGTGCCACCTGGCACTACCATTTCAAGGGTGAAGCTCCTCGACACCATGGTGGACACTTTTCTTCAGAAGCTGGTCGCCACCGGCAGCTACCAGAGATTCACTGACTGCTATAAGCGCTTCTACCAGTTGCAGCCTGACATCACACAGCGAATCTATGACAAGTTTATAGCTCAGTTGCAGACTTCTATCCGGGAGGAAATCTCTGACATCAAAGAGGAGGGGAACCTGGAAGCTGTCTTGAATGCCTTGGATAAAATTGTAGAAGAAGGCAAAGACCGCAAAGAGCCGGCCTG CAACGGGACACCCTGCGGCGCCACGTGCAGAAACAGGAGGCTGAGAACCAGCAGCTGGCAGATGCCGTCCTGGCAgggcggaggcaggtggaggaGCTGCAGCTACAGGTCCAGGCCTGGCAGCAGGCCTGGCAGGCTCTACACAGAGAACAGAGAGAGCTGGTTGCTGTGCTGA